One window of the Pseudomonas lurida genome contains the following:
- a CDS encoding aspartate-semialdehyde dehydrogenase: MTQTFDIAVIGATGTVGETLVQILEELDFPVGTLHLLAGSNSAGASVPFRGKNVRVREVDEFDFSKVQLAFFAAGPAVTLSFAPRATAAGCSLIDLSGALPAEQAPQVVPEANAHVLEGMQKPFQVGSPSPSATNLAVVLAPLRGLLDIQRVSVTANLAVSALGREAVSELARQTAELLNVRPLEPQFFDRQMAFNLLAQVGKPDAQGHTDLEKRLIHELRAVLETPLLKISATCVQAPVFFGDSLTVSLQLGAPVDLDAVNRALEAAPGIERVDEGDYPTAVGDAVGQDVVYVGRVRTGVDDPAELNLWLTSDNVRKGAALNAVQLAQLLIKGLA; the protein is encoded by the coding sequence ATGACCCAGACCTTTGATATCGCCGTGATCGGCGCCACCGGTACCGTTGGCGAAACCCTGGTGCAGATCCTCGAAGAGCTGGATTTCCCGGTCGGTACCCTGCATCTGCTGGCAGGCAGCAACTCTGCCGGTGCATCGGTGCCGTTTCGTGGCAAGAACGTGCGGGTGAGGGAGGTTGATGAGTTCGACTTCAGTAAAGTCCAACTGGCGTTCTTTGCGGCGGGCCCTGCGGTCACCTTGAGTTTCGCCCCGCGCGCTACGGCGGCGGGCTGCTCCTTGATTGATCTGTCGGGTGCATTGCCCGCCGAGCAGGCGCCACAGGTGGTGCCCGAGGCCAATGCGCATGTATTGGAGGGTATGCAGAAACCTTTCCAGGTGGGCAGCCCAAGCCCGTCGGCGACCAACCTGGCGGTGGTGCTCGCGCCATTGCGGGGTTTGCTGGATATCCAGCGCGTAAGTGTCACCGCCAACCTGGCTGTGTCTGCCTTGGGGCGCGAGGCCGTGAGCGAGCTGGCCCGGCAAACCGCCGAGCTGTTGAATGTTCGTCCGCTGGAGCCGCAGTTCTTCGACCGGCAGATGGCTTTCAACCTCCTGGCGCAAGTTGGAAAGCCAGACGCCCAGGGCCATACCGACCTGGAGAAAAGGCTGATACACGAGCTGCGTGCCGTACTGGAAACTCCTTTACTAAAGATTTCCGCAACGTGCGTTCAAGCCCCGGTGTTTTTTGGCGATAGCCTGACTGTGTCTCTGCAACTGGGCGCGCCGGTCGACCTTGACGCCGTGAACCGTGCACTCGAAGCAGCCCCCGGTATTGAGCGCGTGGACGAGGGCGACTACCCCACGGCAGTGGGCGACGCAGTCGGCCAGGACGTGGTCTATGTAGGGCGGGTTCGCACAGGCGTGGATGACCCGGCGGAACTAAATCTGTGGCTGACGTCAGATAACGTACGCAAAGGCGCCGCGTTGAATGCCGTGCAGCTGGCGCAGTTGTTGATAAAAGGCCTTGCGTAA
- a CDS encoding FimV/HubP family polar landmark protein: MVQVRKLVLAIAAASALSSGMAQALQLGEMTLKSKLNQPLAVEIELLDVGGLTASEITPSLASSQAFVDAGVDRQAFLDDLTFTPVVNPNGRSVVRVTSSKPLPDSYVRFLLQVQWPSGRLMRDYSVLLDPAKFDQPAPTTAAPAPRLAAPASTAPAASKSAQHTTTSRDTLWEIAAKNRNGGSVQQTMLAIQALNPDAFIDGNINRLKTGQVLRLPDTVQSTALPQPQAIAEVSAQNAAWRQGRRAATNPAAGKQQLDATKRTQAGNAPASTNVKDNLSLVSAEAARKGAKGKAGDSSALSDKLAMTQEQLDTTRRDNEELKSRAADLQSQLDKLQKLIQLKNDQLARLQAEKGVPAASATAAMPAQLAGEPTPAPAAPDTATPPATAAATPAAPAPEPVKADAAPATTEGKFNDLLTNPVVLGVLGGAAILLVLLLLLLWVRHRNARREEEKHLRMARALAEEPEFTSNIDHDLPPDSFEGLEVPPPNVKLATAPAPAPVAEPAVAVPTVASVLAPLAVAVAPVNANDALAQAQSHIDRGHLNQAADVLQQAIKHEPKRSDLRLKLMEVYGLQNDKDGFVTQERQLVANGENHAQVEQLKSRFPAMAVLAAGVSAAVAAAALDAQYVKDLLEDKPAAAAPEAFDTDFDLSLDDLEEASPAEVKDDQQTFESLLQQQTEAKADPDDLSDFDLDLQLDAPASAQSDDDFLSGLEDQMKDVPAVEPPTLTPAALDDFDLPEDFDLSLADEPEAPAKPDAFASELDDVNAELDRLSQSLEHPSIEPSFTAEDAAQGDDEPEFDFLSGTDEVATKLDLAQAYIDMGDADGARDILSEVLTEGDETQRGEAKEMLGRLA; this comes from the coding sequence ATGGTTCAAGTTCGCAAACTGGTGTTAGCAATAGCGGCCGCCTCGGCGCTGTCCTCCGGTATGGCGCAGGCGCTGCAGCTGGGGGAGATGACCCTCAAGTCGAAGTTGAACCAGCCATTGGCAGTGGAGATCGAGTTGCTCGATGTCGGGGGCCTCACGGCGTCCGAGATCACGCCGAGCCTGGCCTCGTCCCAGGCATTCGTGGACGCGGGCGTTGATCGCCAGGCGTTCCTGGATGACCTGACCTTTACGCCGGTGGTCAATCCGAATGGCCGCAGCGTGGTGCGTGTCACCTCCAGCAAGCCGTTGCCTGATTCCTACGTACGCTTCCTGTTGCAGGTGCAATGGCCCAGTGGCCGCTTGATGCGTGACTACAGCGTCTTGCTCGACCCGGCCAAGTTCGACCAGCCGGCTCCGACGACCGCCGCGCCTGCACCGCGCCTGGCCGCGCCGGCCAGCACCGCACCGGCTGCGAGCAAGTCCGCACAGCACACCACCACGTCCCGCGATACCTTGTGGGAAATTGCCGCGAAAAACCGCAACGGCGGTTCGGTTCAGCAGACCATGCTGGCGATCCAGGCGCTGAACCCGGATGCCTTTATCGACGGCAATATCAACCGTCTGAAAACCGGCCAGGTCCTGCGTCTGCCGGATACCGTACAAAGCACCGCACTGCCCCAGCCCCAGGCGATTGCCGAAGTGAGCGCGCAGAATGCCGCCTGGCGCCAGGGCCGGCGTGCCGCCACTAACCCGGCGGCGGGCAAGCAGCAACTGGACGCCACCAAGCGCACCCAGGCCGGCAACGCGCCAGCGAGCACCAATGTTAAGGACAACTTGAGCCTGGTGTCGGCCGAGGCGGCCAGGAAGGGCGCCAAAGGCAAGGCGGGCGATAGCTCGGCCCTGAGCGACAAACTGGCGATGACCCAAGAGCAACTGGACACCACCCGTCGCGACAACGAAGAGCTGAAAAGCCGCGCGGCAGACCTGCAAAGCCAGTTGGACAAGCTGCAAAAGCTGATTCAACTGAAAAACGATCAACTCGCCCGTTTGCAGGCTGAGAAGGGTGTGCCTGCGGCTTCGGCCACTGCGGCGATGCCTGCGCAGTTGGCAGGCGAGCCGACGCCTGCCCCGGCAGCGCCCGATACCGCCACACCCCCGGCTACCGCTGCCGCAACGCCCGCCGCGCCAGCGCCTGAGCCGGTCAAGGCCGATGCTGCACCGGCGACCACCGAAGGCAAATTCAACGACCTGCTGACCAATCCGGTCGTGCTCGGCGTGCTCGGTGGGGCGGCAATTTTGTTGGTGTTGCTGCTCCTGCTGTTGTGGGTGCGCCACCGCAATGCGCGCCGCGAAGAGGAAAAACACCTGCGCATGGCACGGGCCCTGGCTGAAGAGCCGGAATTCACCTCGAATATTGATCACGATCTGCCGCCAGACAGCTTCGAAGGTCTGGAAGTGCCGCCGCCAAACGTCAAGCTGGCCACCGCGCCAGCACCGGCCCCGGTGGCTGAGCCGGCCGTCGCGGTGCCGACCGTTGCTTCTGTACTCGCGCCGCTCGCCGTTGCCGTGGCTCCGGTAAACGCCAACGATGCGCTGGCGCAAGCCCAATCCCATATCGATCGCGGTCACCTGAACCAGGCCGCTGATGTGCTACAGCAGGCGATCAAGCATGAGCCCAAGCGCAGCGACCTGCGTCTGAAGCTGATGGAAGTCTACGGCCTGCAAAACGACAAGGACGGTTTTGTCACCCAGGAGCGTCAACTGGTGGCCAATGGTGAAAACCATGCCCAGGTCGAGCAACTCAAGAGTCGTTTCCCGGCCATGGCGGTCTTGGCCGCGGGCGTCAGCGCTGCGGTGGCCGCTGCTGCGCTGGATGCTCAATACGTCAAGGATCTGCTCGAGGACAAGCCGGCTGCCGCTGCGCCGGAGGCGTTCGATACCGATTTCGATCTGAGCCTGGACGATCTGGAGGAAGCATCGCCGGCTGAGGTCAAGGATGATCAGCAGACATTCGAATCGCTTCTGCAGCAGCAGACCGAAGCCAAGGCTGACCCCGATGACCTCTCGGACTTCGACCTGGACCTGCAGCTGGACGCCCCGGCTTCCGCGCAGTCCGATGACGACTTCCTGTCGGGCCTCGAAGACCAGATGAAGGATGTGCCGGCCGTCGAGCCGCCGACCCTCACGCCTGCGGCACTGGACGACTTCGACCTGCCGGAAGACTTCGACCTGTCCCTGGCCGATGAGCCCGAAGCGCCCGCCAAGCCTGATGCGTTCGCGTCTGAGCTGGACGATGTCAATGCTGAGCTGGACCGCCTGTCCCAGAGCCTGGAACATCCGTCCATCGAGCCGTCCTTTACTGCCGAAGACGCGGCACAGGGCGATGATGAACCGGAGTTTGATTTCCTGTCCGGCACCGACGAAGTTGCTACCAAGCTCGACCTGGCCCAGGCCTATATCGACATGGGCGACGCCGACGGCGCACGGGACATCCTCTCTGAAGTGCTGACCGAAGGTGACGAGACTCAGCGTGGCGAGGCCAAGGAAATGCTCGGCCGGCTGGCGTAA